A single window of Culicoides brevitarsis isolate CSIRO-B50_1 chromosome 3, AGI_CSIRO_Cbre_v1, whole genome shotgun sequence DNA harbors:
- the LOC134833775 gene encoding uncharacterized protein LOC134833775 → MDPPSPLEEYRRIITEFYEELSELLESEDALHDAQYIVHAQNVLTELNQMNPMDGSEATDLLMLRGMLMLCISQVQIDYDTSETFSVLIQMKSILLNARQEPEIIWLYSHNAYLLGEYFFERDNFHAAVKHYMEAEENMAEFLVVNAGAEPFELGDILETTTDDIFMGFSALRDCLNEKILFIGKMMNNQDILFCYGIPGLTVMLQENYDRRRDKFEYLLECLACVTEVYIERLFFHQAQHFIRFFEYLVQKYDETWLETNFFASFYKNLFVMYVERYLKAVRDYRQKSSSIKGHSQLFHEYFQDEETDLLGDQLTYILEMGDYYIEKLLATTHDVMKDLKIENHKIEKYGNELLGESISPKSPEICDFKTKFMQNLSSCVNENQRFALLAKMEIEARSMVEAIDEETSVLFEEAALNTCAIGLLLVKDFNYDAHHASKCSSILNHCEMLAETYRLLPNGLTIFMLSKYLQATALMKSGSHENLKIALLRLKEASSTFDEYQEVNFGVEPKNLLEILDIHTDRNSRFQTVYAEILVHRVRLASLKVTLLLGDFELLQQTGIENIKSVFYLFDRNRIMMKPFLEVVLAFSYELLERNRLAQVNHLITCATKVIGSCPFREKAELEVLRLCYLHTLICQSVVGLEENLQEEMYFERITEHEDIVRDDNLFPSKLITNCYEMQELMEKAIKMAEMFEKRKYFDNDIVEMIKIHLIGLQEKVLSV, encoded by the coding sequence ATGGATCCCCCATCGCCGCTTGAGGAATATCGCCGGATTATCACTGAATTTTACGAGGAACTCTCCGAATTGCTGGAATCTGAAGACGCTTTGCATGACGCCCAATACATCGTGCATGCACAAAATGTCTTGACTGAGCTAAACCAAATGAATCCCATGGACGGCTCCGAAGCAACAGATTTGCTCATGTTACGCGGGATGTTGATGTTATGCATTTCTCAGGTCCAAATTGACTACGATACGTCCGAAACTTTCTCTGTTTTGATCCAAATGAAGTCAATTTTGCTGAATGCGCGTCAAGAACCCGAAATTATTTGGCTTTACTCGCACAACGCGTATTTGCTCGGCGAATATTTCTTCGAAAGAGACAATTTCCATGCGGCGGTGAAGCATTACATGGAAGCGGAAGAAAATATGGCGGAATTTTTGGTTGTAAATGCCGGCGCGGAGCCTTTTGAGCTCGGAGACATTTTAGAAACGACAACTGATGACATTTTCATGGGATTTTCCGCCCTGCGTGATTGTTTaaacgagaaaattttgtttatcggCAAGATGATGAACAATCAAGACATCCTTTTTTGCTACGGAATCCCCGGATTAACGGTTATGTTGCAGGAAAACTACGATCGGAGACGTGACAAGTTCGAATATTTGTTGGAATGTCTCGCTTGCGTCACCGAAGTGTACATTGAACGACTTTTCTTCCATCAAGCGCAgcattttattcgatttttcgaatatttggtCCAAAAGTACGACGAAACATGGCTCGAAACGAATTTTTTCGCcagtttttacaaaaatttgtttgtaatGTATGTCGAACGATATCTCAAAGCCGTACGAGATTACCGCCAAAAATCCTCATCCATCAAGGGACACAGCCAATTGTTCCACGAATACTTTCAGGATGAAGAAACCGACCTTTTGGGCGATCAATTAACCTATATTTTGGAAATGGGCGATTATTACATCGAAAAACTCCTCGCTACCACACACGACGTCATGAAGGACCTGAAAATCGAGAAccataaaatcgaaaaatacgGAAATGAGTTGCTTGGAGAGTCAATTTCGCCAAAAAGTCccgaaatttgtgattttaagacaaaattcatgcaaaatttgAGTTCTTGTGTCAATGAAAACCAAAGATTTGCATTATTAGCGAAAATGGAGATCGAAGCACGTTCCATGGTCGAAGCAATTGATGAAGAAACTTCCGTTTTGTTCGAGGAAGCTGCGTTAAATACTTGCGCCATTGGATTATTGCTCGTCAAAGATTTTAACTATGACGCCCATCATGCCTCCAAATGCAGTTCGATACTAAATCACTGCGAAATGCTTGCCGAAACTTATCGTCTCTTGCCAAATGGATTAACGATCTTCATGCTGTCGAAATATTTACAGGCAACGGCTTTAATGAAGTCTGGATCTCACGAAAACCTTAAAATTGCATTGCTCCGACTTAAAGAAGCCTCTTCCACATTTGACGAATATCAAGAAGTAAATTTCGGAGTCGaaccaaaaaatcttttggaaATTTTGGACATCCATACAGACCGCAATTCACGTTTTCAAACAGTTTACGCTGAAATTCTCGTTCATCGCGTTCGTTTGGCATCGTTAAAGGTCACTTTGCTGCTCGGCGACTTTGAACTCCTCCAACAAACCGGAATCGAGAACATCAAATCCGTTTTTTACCTTTTCGATCGCAACCGGATCATGATGAAACCCTTTTTGGAAGTTGTTCTTGCCTTTTCGTATGAACTTTTGGAGAGAAATCGCTTGGCGCAAGTCAATCATCTCATCACGTGTGCCACTAAAGTCATCGGGAGTTGTCCATTTCGGGAGAAAGCTGAGTTAGAAGTCCTAAGATTGTGTTATTTGCATACGTTGATTTGTCAGTCGGTGGTTGGTTTGGAGGAAAATTTGCAGGAAGAGATGTATTTTGAAAGGATTACGGAACATGAGGATATCGTTCGAGACGATAACTTGTTCCCGTCGAAACTCATAACGAATTGTTATGAGATGCAAGAGTTGATGGAAAAAGCCATCAAAATGGCAGAAATGTTTGAGAAACGGAAGTATTTTGATAATGATATCGTTGAAATgatcaaaattcatttgatCGGATTACAAGAGAAAGTTTTAAGTGTTTAA